The following proteins come from a genomic window of Larimichthys crocea isolate SSNF chromosome XV, L_crocea_2.0, whole genome shotgun sequence:
- the slc17a9b gene encoding solute carrier family 17 member 9b codes for MAVIQKYGKNYSPDLVCHKENHPSDKIGVPGCHKKWPEHNTNWPRPVARVWTVVLLLGTCLLYCARVAMPICAVSMAEQFNWSKRESGMVLGSFFWGYCFTQVFGGYVSDRVGGEKVLLLSAAAWGSMTAFTPILAHFCSQPIMSMTLARFLMGLLQGVHYPSLASLCSQKVVESERGFLMSTVGSGSYLGTLVIGGAGSLMLDLYGWESVFYVSGLLSVLWAYCMWKYLLKGEGPIITLESLGSGGPQSKLSKRHWLRLLKQPAVCAVIVTHLCTSSTFFTLLSWLPTFFKDTFPDAKGWVFNVIPWLVAIPSSLFSGCLSDHLISQGFDTASVRKLMQFFSMGVSSVFTLLLCGNTTFPWAVAFVSATMGLTTFSHSGVSVNVQDLAPSCAGALFGVMNTCGAFLGVLMVYFSGYLIEATGSWATVFALITTVNLLGLCTFLGFAEARRVDIDSSKVRHHNIHI; via the exons ATGGCAGTTATTCAAAAATATGGCAAGAACTATAGTCCAGATTTGGTCTGTCACAAGGAAAACCATCCGTCTGACAAGATCGGAGTGCCTGGATGTCACAAGAAGTGGCCTGAACACAACACCAACTGGCCCAG GCCAGTGGCGAGGGTATGGACAGTGGTGCTTCTTCTCGGGACGTGCCTCCTCTACTGCGCCCGCGTGGCGATGCCCATCTGCGCCGTCAGCATGGCAGAGCAGTTCAACTGGAGCAAGAGAGAGTCCGGCATGGTGCTGGGAAGCTTCTTCTGGGGCTACTGCTTCACCCAAGTGTTCGGAGGCTACGTCAGTGACCG GGTTGGAGGTGAGAAGGTCCTCCTGCTGTCTGCAGCAGCCTGGGGGTCGATGACAGCCTTCACCCCCATCCTGGCCCACTTCTGCTCCCAGCCAATCATGTCCATGACACTGGCCCGATTCCTCATGGGCTTGTTGCAAG GAGTTCATTACCCTTCCCTTGCGAGTCTGTGCTCTCAAAAGGTGGTGGAAAGCGAGAGAGGCTTCCTCATGAGCACCGTGGGTAGTGGCTCCTACCTGGG CACTCTGGTGATTGGAGGTGCTGGCTCCCTCATGTTGGACCTGTATGGCTGGGAGAGTGTTTTCTATGTGTCCGGCCTCCTCTCAGTCCTGTGGGCCTACTGCATGTGGAAGTATCTGCTCAAAGGAGAAG GGCCTATCATCACCCTGGAGTCCCTGGGAAGTGGTGGGCCGCAGTCCAAACTGTCCAAAAGACATTGGTTACGACTCCTCAAGCAACCTGCAGTCTG TGCTGTGATCGTTACACACCTTTGCACATCGAGCACCTTCTTCACTCTTTTGTCGTGGCTGCCAACATTCTTTAAAGACACTTTCCCTGATGCCAAG GGTTGGGTGTTCAATGTCATTCCCTGGTTGGTGGCCATACCCTCATCCCTCTTCAGTGGCTGCCTATCGGACCACCTCATCAGTCAAG GCTTTGATACTGCCTCAGTGAGGAAGTTGATGCAG TTTTTCTCCATGGGTGTGTCCAGTGTGTTTACCCTTCTTCTGTGTGGCAACACCACCTTCCCCTGGGCTGTAGCATTTGTGTCTGCCACCATGGGCCTCACTACCTTCAGTCACAG tggCGTCTCTGTAAATGTTCAAGATCTCGCTCCATCCTGTGCTGGAGCTTTATTTG GTGTTATGAATACATGTGGTGCTTTCTTAG GAGTGCTAATGGTGTATTTCTCGGGGTATCTCATCGAGGCCACAGGCTCGTGGGCGACAGTGTTTGCCCTTATCACCACAGTCAACCTGCTGGGCCTCTGCACCTTCCTGGGCTTTGCTGAGGCCCGTCGTGTCGACATTGACTCCAGTAAGGTCCGGCACCACAACATCCACATCTAA